A stretch of Gossypium hirsutum isolate 1008001.06 chromosome A06, Gossypium_hirsutum_v2.1, whole genome shotgun sequence DNA encodes these proteins:
- the LOC107962610 gene encoding CBL-interacting serine/threonine-protein kinase 24-like isoform X2: MRKKTRTVGKYEVGRTIGQGTFAKVKFARNSVSGESVALKVLPKATILKHRMVDQIKREISIMKIVRHPNIVRLHEVLASRTKIYIILEFISGGELFDKIVHCGRLPENECRRYFQQLIDAVAHCHSKGVYHRDLKPENLLLDSYGDLKVSDFGLSALLQQQGVGLLHTTCGTPNYVAPEVLSNQGYDGAAADIWSCGVILFFIMAGYLPFYEIDIPTLYKKFNVQISAGQFSSPFWFSPEANSLIKKILDPNPKTRIQIEGIKKHPWFKKNYLPVKPSEEEVNLDDVRAVFDDIEDQYVSEQSVAKEGGPLMMNAFEMITLSQGLNLSSLFDRQQDYVKRQTRFVSRKPPRDIISSVEAVAESMGLKVHTRNYKTRLERISANKVGEFAVVLEVFEVAPSLFMADVRKASGDTLEYHKFYKNFCTKLENIIWKPTEDVANPSVLRSLTC; the protein is encoded by the exons ATGAGGAAGAAAACAAGAACAGTAGGAAAGTATGAGGTTGGACGAACAATTGGGCAAGGAACATTCGCCAAAGTTAAGTTTGCGCGGAATTCAGTCAGTGGAGAGAGCGTGGCCTTGAAAGTTTTGCCCAAAGCCACCATTCTTAAGCATAGAATGGTTGATCAG ATTAAAAGAGAGATATCGATAATGAAGATTGTTAGACATCCTAACATAGTTAGGTTGCATGAG GTTCTGGCAAGTAggacaaaaatatatattattcttgAGTTTATAAGTGGAGGAGAACTCTTTGATAAAATT GTTCACTGTGGAAGACTTCCTGAGAATGAATGTAGGCGATACTTTCAACAGCTTATTGACGCTGTTGCTCATTGTCACAGTAAGGGTGTATACCACAGAGACCTAAAG CCTGAAAATCTTCTTCTTGACTCCTATGGAGATTTGAAGGTTTCTGACTTTGGGCTGAGTGCATTGCTACAGCAA CAGGGGGTCGGACTTCTCCACACGACATGTGGAACCCCGAATTATGTTGCACCTGAG GTGCTCAGCAACCAGGGTTATGATGGTGCAGCTGCTGATATATGGTCCTGCGGAGTCATTCTCTTTTTTATTATGGCTGGATATCTCCCATTTTACGAGATAGACATACCAACACTGTACAAAAAG TTCAACGTGCAGATTAGTGCTGGTCAATTTTCTTCTCCATTTTGGTTTTCTCCAGAAGCAAATTCATTAATAAAGAAGATCCTTGATCCCAATCCTAAAACT CGTATACAAATCGAGGGAATTAAAAAGCATCCCTGGTTTAAGAAGAATTACTTGCCTGTGAAACCTAGTGAAGAAGAAGTAAATTTGGATGATGTACGTGCAGTTTTTGATGACATTGAG GACCAGTATGTGTCTGAGCAGTCTGTAGCCAAAGAGGGAGGCCCCTTGATGATGAATGCATTTGAGatgatcacactatcacagggCTTGAATCTGTCATCATTGTTTGACAGGCAACAG GATTACGTAAAACGGCAAACTCGCTTTGTATCTCGCAAACCACCAAGAGATATAATCTCAAGTGTTGAAGCTGTTGCGGAATCAATGGGTCTCAAGGTTCATACAAGAAATTACAAG ACAAGACTTGAGCGAATATCTGCAAATAAGGTTGGGGAATTCGCAGTTGTCCTGGAG GTTTTTGAAGTTGCACCATCCCTGTTCATGGCAGATGTTAGAAAAGCATCTGGAGATACCCTTGAATATCACAAG TTCTACAAGAACTTCTGCACTAAACTGGAAAATATCATCTGGAAGCCTACAGAGGATGTTGCAAATCCGAGTGTTCTTAGATCATTGACTTGCTGA
- the LOC107962610 gene encoding CBL-interacting serine/threonine-protein kinase 24-like (The RefSeq protein has 2 substitutions compared to this genomic sequence) produces MRKKTATVGKYEVGRTIGQGTFAKVKFARNSVSGESVALKVLPKATILKHRMVDQIKREISIMKIVRHPNIVRLHEVLASRTKIYIILEFISGGELFDKIVHCGRLPENECRRYFQQLIDAVAHCHSKGVYHRDLKPENLLLDSYGDLKVSDFGLSALLQQGVGLLHTTCGTPNYVAPEVLGNQGYDGAAADIWSCGVILFFIMAGYLPFYEIDIPTLYKKISAGQFSSPFWFSPEANSLIKKILDPNPKTRIQIEGIKKHPWFKKNYLPVKPSEEEVNLDDVRAVFDDIEDQYVSEQSVAKEGGPLMMNAFEMITLSQGLNLSSLFDRQQDYVKRQTRFVSRKPPRDIISSVEAVAESMGLKVHTRNYKTRLERISANKVGEFAVVLEVFEVAPSLFMADVRKASGDTLEYHKFYKNFCTKLENIIWKPTEDVANPSVLRSLTC; encoded by the exons ATGAGGAAGAAAACAAGAACAGTAGGAAAGTATGAGGTTGGACGAACAATTGGGCAAGGAACATTCGCCAAAGTTAAGTTTGCGCGGAATTCAGTCAGTGGAGAGAGCGTGGCCTTGAAAGTTTTGCCCAAAGCCACCATTCTTAAGCATAGAATGGTTGATCAG ATTAAAAGAGAGATATCGATAATGAAGATTGTTAGACATCCTAACATAGTTAGGTTGCATGAG GTTCTGGCAAGTAggacaaaaatatatattattcttgAGTTTATAAGTGGAGGAGAACTCTTTGATAAAATT GTTCACTGTGGAAGACTTCCTGAGAATGAATGTAGGCGATACTTTCAACAGCTTATTGACGCTGTTGCTCATTGTCACAGTAAGGGTGTATACCACAGAGACCTAAAG CCTGAAAATCTTCTTCTTGACTCCTATGGAGATTTGAAGGTTTCTGACTTTGGGCTGAGTGCATTGCTACAGCAA GGGGTCGGACTTCTCCACACGACATGTGGAACCCCGAATTATGTTGCACCTGAG GTGCTCAGCAACCAGGGTTATGATGGTGCAGCTGCTGATATATGGTCCTGCGGAGTCATTCTCTTTTTTATTATGGCTGGATATCTCCCATTTTACGAGATAGACATACCAACACTGTACAAAAAG ATTAGTGCTGGTCAATTTTCTTCTCCATTTTGGTTTTCTCCAGAAGCAAATTCATTAATAAAGAAGATCCTTGATCCCAATCCTAAAACT CGTATACAAATCGAGGGAATTAAAAAGCATCCCTGGTTTAAGAAGAATTACTTGCCTGTGAAACCTAGTGAAGAAGAAGTAAATTTGGATGATGTACGTGCAGTTTTTGATGACATTGAG GACCAGTATGTGTCTGAGCAGTCTGTAGCCAAAGAGGGAGGCCCCTTGATGATGAATGCATTTGAGatgatcacactatcacagggCTTGAATCTGTCATCATTGTTTGACAGGCAACAG GATTACGTAAAACGGCAAACTCGCTTTGTATCTCGCAAACCACCAAGAGATATAATCTCAAGTGTTGAAGCTGTTGCGGAATCAATGGGTCTCAAGGTTCATACAAGAAATTACAAG ACAAGACTTGAGCGAATATCTGCAAATAAGGTTGGGGAATTCGCAGTTGTCCTGGAG GTTTTTGAAGTTGCACCATCCCTGTTCATGGCAGATGTTAGAAAAGCATCTGGAGATACCCTTGAATATCACAAG TTCTACAAGAACTTCTGCACTAAACTGGAAAATATCATCTGGAAGCCTACAGAGGATGTTGCAAATCCGAGTGTTCTTAGATCATTGACTTGCTGA
- the LOC107962610 gene encoding CBL-interacting serine/threonine-protein kinase 24-like isoform X6, giving the protein MRKKTRTVGKYEVGRTIGQGTFAKVKFARNSVSGESVALKVLPKATILKHRMVDQIKREISIMKIVRHPNIVRLHEVLASRTKIYIILEFISGGELFDKIVHCGRLPENECRRYFQQLIDAVAHCHSKGVYHRDLKPENLLLDSYGDLKVSDFGLSALLQQQGVGLLHTTCGTPNYVAPEVLSNQGYDGAAADIWSCGVILFFIMAGYLPFYEIDIPTLYKKISAGQFSSPFWFSPEANSLIKKILDPNPKTRIQIEGIKKHPWFKKNYLPVKPSEEEVNLDDVRAVFDDIEDQYVSEQSVAKEGGPLMMNAFEMITLSQGLNLSSLFDRQQDYVKRQTRFVSRKPPRDIISSVEAVAESMGLKVHTRNYKTRLERISANKVGEFAVVLEVFEVAPSLFMADVRKASGDTLEYHKFYKNFCTKLENIIWKPTEDVANPSVLRSLTC; this is encoded by the exons ATGAGGAAGAAAACAAGAACAGTAGGAAAGTATGAGGTTGGACGAACAATTGGGCAAGGAACATTCGCCAAAGTTAAGTTTGCGCGGAATTCAGTCAGTGGAGAGAGCGTGGCCTTGAAAGTTTTGCCCAAAGCCACCATTCTTAAGCATAGAATGGTTGATCAG ATTAAAAGAGAGATATCGATAATGAAGATTGTTAGACATCCTAACATAGTTAGGTTGCATGAG GTTCTGGCAAGTAggacaaaaatatatattattcttgAGTTTATAAGTGGAGGAGAACTCTTTGATAAAATT GTTCACTGTGGAAGACTTCCTGAGAATGAATGTAGGCGATACTTTCAACAGCTTATTGACGCTGTTGCTCATTGTCACAGTAAGGGTGTATACCACAGAGACCTAAAG CCTGAAAATCTTCTTCTTGACTCCTATGGAGATTTGAAGGTTTCTGACTTTGGGCTGAGTGCATTGCTACAGCAA CAGGGGGTCGGACTTCTCCACACGACATGTGGAACCCCGAATTATGTTGCACCTGAG GTGCTCAGCAACCAGGGTTATGATGGTGCAGCTGCTGATATATGGTCCTGCGGAGTCATTCTCTTTTTTATTATGGCTGGATATCTCCCATTTTACGAGATAGACATACCAACACTGTACAAAAAG ATTAGTGCTGGTCAATTTTCTTCTCCATTTTGGTTTTCTCCAGAAGCAAATTCATTAATAAAGAAGATCCTTGATCCCAATCCTAAAACT CGTATACAAATCGAGGGAATTAAAAAGCATCCCTGGTTTAAGAAGAATTACTTGCCTGTGAAACCTAGTGAAGAAGAAGTAAATTTGGATGATGTACGTGCAGTTTTTGATGACATTGAG GACCAGTATGTGTCTGAGCAGTCTGTAGCCAAAGAGGGAGGCCCCTTGATGATGAATGCATTTGAGatgatcacactatcacagggCTTGAATCTGTCATCATTGTTTGACAGGCAACAG GATTACGTAAAACGGCAAACTCGCTTTGTATCTCGCAAACCACCAAGAGATATAATCTCAAGTGTTGAAGCTGTTGCGGAATCAATGGGTCTCAAGGTTCATACAAGAAATTACAAG ACAAGACTTGAGCGAATATCTGCAAATAAGGTTGGGGAATTCGCAGTTGTCCTGGAG GTTTTTGAAGTTGCACCATCCCTGTTCATGGCAGATGTTAGAAAAGCATCTGGAGATACCCTTGAATATCACAAG TTCTACAAGAACTTCTGCACTAAACTGGAAAATATCATCTGGAAGCCTACAGAGGATGTTGCAAATCCGAGTGTTCTTAGATCATTGACTTGCTGA
- the LOC107962610 gene encoding CBL-interacting serine/threonine-protein kinase 24-like isoform X4, producing MRKKTRTVGKYEVGRTIGQGTFAKVKFARNSVSGESVALKVLPKATILKHRMVDQIKREISIMKIVRHPNIVRLHEVLASRTKIYIILEFISGGELFDKIVHCGRLPENECRRYFQQLIDAVAHCHSKGVYHRDLKPENLLLDSYGDLKVSDFGLSALLQQQGVGLLHTTCGTPNYVAPEVLSNQGYDGAAADIWSCGVILFFIMAGYLPFYEIDIPTLYKKISAGQFSSPFWFSPEANSLIKKILDPNPKTRIQIEGIKKHPWFKKNYLPVKPSEEEVNLDDVRAVFDDIEDQYVSEQSVAKEGGPLMMNAFEMITLSQGLNLSSLFDRQQDYVKRQTRFVSRKPPRDIISSVEAVAESMGLKVHTRNYKTRLERISANKVGEFAVVLEVFEVAPSLFMADVRKASGDTLEYHKQFYKNFCTKLENIIWKPTEDVANPSVLRSLTC from the exons ATGAGGAAGAAAACAAGAACAGTAGGAAAGTATGAGGTTGGACGAACAATTGGGCAAGGAACATTCGCCAAAGTTAAGTTTGCGCGGAATTCAGTCAGTGGAGAGAGCGTGGCCTTGAAAGTTTTGCCCAAAGCCACCATTCTTAAGCATAGAATGGTTGATCAG ATTAAAAGAGAGATATCGATAATGAAGATTGTTAGACATCCTAACATAGTTAGGTTGCATGAG GTTCTGGCAAGTAggacaaaaatatatattattcttgAGTTTATAAGTGGAGGAGAACTCTTTGATAAAATT GTTCACTGTGGAAGACTTCCTGAGAATGAATGTAGGCGATACTTTCAACAGCTTATTGACGCTGTTGCTCATTGTCACAGTAAGGGTGTATACCACAGAGACCTAAAG CCTGAAAATCTTCTTCTTGACTCCTATGGAGATTTGAAGGTTTCTGACTTTGGGCTGAGTGCATTGCTACAGCAA CAGGGGGTCGGACTTCTCCACACGACATGTGGAACCCCGAATTATGTTGCACCTGAG GTGCTCAGCAACCAGGGTTATGATGGTGCAGCTGCTGATATATGGTCCTGCGGAGTCATTCTCTTTTTTATTATGGCTGGATATCTCCCATTTTACGAGATAGACATACCAACACTGTACAAAAAG ATTAGTGCTGGTCAATTTTCTTCTCCATTTTGGTTTTCTCCAGAAGCAAATTCATTAATAAAGAAGATCCTTGATCCCAATCCTAAAACT CGTATACAAATCGAGGGAATTAAAAAGCATCCCTGGTTTAAGAAGAATTACTTGCCTGTGAAACCTAGTGAAGAAGAAGTAAATTTGGATGATGTACGTGCAGTTTTTGATGACATTGAG GACCAGTATGTGTCTGAGCAGTCTGTAGCCAAAGAGGGAGGCCCCTTGATGATGAATGCATTTGAGatgatcacactatcacagggCTTGAATCTGTCATCATTGTTTGACAGGCAACAG GATTACGTAAAACGGCAAACTCGCTTTGTATCTCGCAAACCACCAAGAGATATAATCTCAAGTGTTGAAGCTGTTGCGGAATCAATGGGTCTCAAGGTTCATACAAGAAATTACAAG ACAAGACTTGAGCGAATATCTGCAAATAAGGTTGGGGAATTCGCAGTTGTCCTGGAG GTTTTTGAAGTTGCACCATCCCTGTTCATGGCAGATGTTAGAAAAGCATCTGGAGATACCCTTGAATATCACAAG CAGTTCTACAAGAACTTCTGCACTAAACTGGAAAATATCATCTGGAAGCCTACAGAGGATGTTGCAAATCCGAGTGTTCTTAGATCATTGACTTGCTGA
- the LOC107962610 gene encoding CBL-interacting serine/threonine-protein kinase 24-like isoform X7, whose product MRKKTRTVGKYEVGRTIGQGTFAKVKFARNSVSGESVALKVLPKATILKHRMVDQIKREISIMKIVRHPNIVRLHEVLASRTKIYIILEFISGGELFDKIVHCGRLPENECRRYFQQLIDAVAHCHSKGVYHRDLKPENLLLDSYGDLKVSDFGLSALLQQQGVGLLHTTCGTPNYVAPEVLSNQGYDGAAADIWSCGVILFFIMAGYLPFYEIDIPTLYKKFNVQISAGQFSSPFWFSPEANSLIKKILDPNPKTRIQIEGIKKHPWFKKNYLPVKPSEEEVNLDDVRAVFDDIEDQYVSEQSVAKEGGPLMMNAFEMITLSQGLNLSSLFDRQQDYVKRQTRFVSRKPPRDIISSVEAVAESMGLKVHTRNYKTRLERISANKVGEFAVVLEVFEVAPSLFMADVRKASGDTLEYHKLVLSN is encoded by the exons ATGAGGAAGAAAACAAGAACAGTAGGAAAGTATGAGGTTGGACGAACAATTGGGCAAGGAACATTCGCCAAAGTTAAGTTTGCGCGGAATTCAGTCAGTGGAGAGAGCGTGGCCTTGAAAGTTTTGCCCAAAGCCACCATTCTTAAGCATAGAATGGTTGATCAG ATTAAAAGAGAGATATCGATAATGAAGATTGTTAGACATCCTAACATAGTTAGGTTGCATGAG GTTCTGGCAAGTAggacaaaaatatatattattcttgAGTTTATAAGTGGAGGAGAACTCTTTGATAAAATT GTTCACTGTGGAAGACTTCCTGAGAATGAATGTAGGCGATACTTTCAACAGCTTATTGACGCTGTTGCTCATTGTCACAGTAAGGGTGTATACCACAGAGACCTAAAG CCTGAAAATCTTCTTCTTGACTCCTATGGAGATTTGAAGGTTTCTGACTTTGGGCTGAGTGCATTGCTACAGCAA CAGGGGGTCGGACTTCTCCACACGACATGTGGAACCCCGAATTATGTTGCACCTGAG GTGCTCAGCAACCAGGGTTATGATGGTGCAGCTGCTGATATATGGTCCTGCGGAGTCATTCTCTTTTTTATTATGGCTGGATATCTCCCATTTTACGAGATAGACATACCAACACTGTACAAAAAG TTCAACGTGCAGATTAGTGCTGGTCAATTTTCTTCTCCATTTTGGTTTTCTCCAGAAGCAAATTCATTAATAAAGAAGATCCTTGATCCCAATCCTAAAACT CGTATACAAATCGAGGGAATTAAAAAGCATCCCTGGTTTAAGAAGAATTACTTGCCTGTGAAACCTAGTGAAGAAGAAGTAAATTTGGATGATGTACGTGCAGTTTTTGATGACATTGAG GACCAGTATGTGTCTGAGCAGTCTGTAGCCAAAGAGGGAGGCCCCTTGATGATGAATGCATTTGAGatgatcacactatcacagggCTTGAATCTGTCATCATTGTTTGACAGGCAACAG GATTACGTAAAACGGCAAACTCGCTTTGTATCTCGCAAACCACCAAGAGATATAATCTCAAGTGTTGAAGCTGTTGCGGAATCAATGGGTCTCAAGGTTCATACAAGAAATTACAAG ACAAGACTTGAGCGAATATCTGCAAATAAGGTTGGGGAATTCGCAGTTGTCCTGGAG GTTTTTGAAGTTGCACCATCCCTGTTCATGGCAGATGTTAGAAAAGCATCTGGAGATACCCTTGAATATCACAAG TTGGTTCTCTCAAATTGA
- the LOC107962610 gene encoding CBL-interacting serine/threonine-protein kinase 24-like isoform X1, whose product MRKKTRTVGKYEVGRTIGQGTFAKVKFARNSVSGESVALKVLPKATILKHRMVDQIKREISIMKIVRHPNIVRLHEVLASRTKIYIILEFISGGELFDKIVHCGRLPENECRRYFQQLIDAVAHCHSKGVYHRDLKPENLLLDSYGDLKVSDFGLSALLQQQGVGLLHTTCGTPNYVAPEVLSNQGYDGAAADIWSCGVILFFIMAGYLPFYEIDIPTLYKKFNVQISAGQFSSPFWFSPEANSLIKKILDPNPKTRIQIEGIKKHPWFKKNYLPVKPSEEEVNLDDVRAVFDDIEDQYVSEQSVAKEGGPLMMNAFEMITLSQGLNLSSLFDRQQDYVKRQTRFVSRKPPRDIISSVEAVAESMGLKVHTRNYKTRLERISANKVGEFAVVLEVFEVAPSLFMADVRKASGDTLEYHKQFYKNFCTKLENIIWKPTEDVANPSVLRSLTC is encoded by the exons ATGAGGAAGAAAACAAGAACAGTAGGAAAGTATGAGGTTGGACGAACAATTGGGCAAGGAACATTCGCCAAAGTTAAGTTTGCGCGGAATTCAGTCAGTGGAGAGAGCGTGGCCTTGAAAGTTTTGCCCAAAGCCACCATTCTTAAGCATAGAATGGTTGATCAG ATTAAAAGAGAGATATCGATAATGAAGATTGTTAGACATCCTAACATAGTTAGGTTGCATGAG GTTCTGGCAAGTAggacaaaaatatatattattcttgAGTTTATAAGTGGAGGAGAACTCTTTGATAAAATT GTTCACTGTGGAAGACTTCCTGAGAATGAATGTAGGCGATACTTTCAACAGCTTATTGACGCTGTTGCTCATTGTCACAGTAAGGGTGTATACCACAGAGACCTAAAG CCTGAAAATCTTCTTCTTGACTCCTATGGAGATTTGAAGGTTTCTGACTTTGGGCTGAGTGCATTGCTACAGCAA CAGGGGGTCGGACTTCTCCACACGACATGTGGAACCCCGAATTATGTTGCACCTGAG GTGCTCAGCAACCAGGGTTATGATGGTGCAGCTGCTGATATATGGTCCTGCGGAGTCATTCTCTTTTTTATTATGGCTGGATATCTCCCATTTTACGAGATAGACATACCAACACTGTACAAAAAG TTCAACGTGCAGATTAGTGCTGGTCAATTTTCTTCTCCATTTTGGTTTTCTCCAGAAGCAAATTCATTAATAAAGAAGATCCTTGATCCCAATCCTAAAACT CGTATACAAATCGAGGGAATTAAAAAGCATCCCTGGTTTAAGAAGAATTACTTGCCTGTGAAACCTAGTGAAGAAGAAGTAAATTTGGATGATGTACGTGCAGTTTTTGATGACATTGAG GACCAGTATGTGTCTGAGCAGTCTGTAGCCAAAGAGGGAGGCCCCTTGATGATGAATGCATTTGAGatgatcacactatcacagggCTTGAATCTGTCATCATTGTTTGACAGGCAACAG GATTACGTAAAACGGCAAACTCGCTTTGTATCTCGCAAACCACCAAGAGATATAATCTCAAGTGTTGAAGCTGTTGCGGAATCAATGGGTCTCAAGGTTCATACAAGAAATTACAAG ACAAGACTTGAGCGAATATCTGCAAATAAGGTTGGGGAATTCGCAGTTGTCCTGGAG GTTTTTGAAGTTGCACCATCCCTGTTCATGGCAGATGTTAGAAAAGCATCTGGAGATACCCTTGAATATCACAAG CAGTTCTACAAGAACTTCTGCACTAAACTGGAAAATATCATCTGGAAGCCTACAGAGGATGTTGCAAATCCGAGTGTTCTTAGATCATTGACTTGCTGA
- the LOC107962610 gene encoding CBL-interacting serine/threonine-protein kinase 24-like isoform X3, which produces MRKKTRTVGKYEVGRTIGQGTFAKVKFARNSVSGESVALKVLPKATILKHRMVDQIKREISIMKIVRHPNIVRLHEVLASRTKIYIILEFISGGELFDKIVHCGRLPENECRRYFQQLIDAVAHCHSKGVYHRDLKPENLLLDSYGDLKVSDFGLSALLQQGVGLLHTTCGTPNYVAPEVLSNQGYDGAAADIWSCGVILFFIMAGYLPFYEIDIPTLYKKFNVQISAGQFSSPFWFSPEANSLIKKILDPNPKTRIQIEGIKKHPWFKKNYLPVKPSEEEVNLDDVRAVFDDIEDQYVSEQSVAKEGGPLMMNAFEMITLSQGLNLSSLFDRQQDYVKRQTRFVSRKPPRDIISSVEAVAESMGLKVHTRNYKTRLERISANKVGEFAVVLEVFEVAPSLFMADVRKASGDTLEYHKQFYKNFCTKLENIIWKPTEDVANPSVLRSLTC; this is translated from the exons ATGAGGAAGAAAACAAGAACAGTAGGAAAGTATGAGGTTGGACGAACAATTGGGCAAGGAACATTCGCCAAAGTTAAGTTTGCGCGGAATTCAGTCAGTGGAGAGAGCGTGGCCTTGAAAGTTTTGCCCAAAGCCACCATTCTTAAGCATAGAATGGTTGATCAG ATTAAAAGAGAGATATCGATAATGAAGATTGTTAGACATCCTAACATAGTTAGGTTGCATGAG GTTCTGGCAAGTAggacaaaaatatatattattcttgAGTTTATAAGTGGAGGAGAACTCTTTGATAAAATT GTTCACTGTGGAAGACTTCCTGAGAATGAATGTAGGCGATACTTTCAACAGCTTATTGACGCTGTTGCTCATTGTCACAGTAAGGGTGTATACCACAGAGACCTAAAG CCTGAAAATCTTCTTCTTGACTCCTATGGAGATTTGAAGGTTTCTGACTTTGGGCTGAGTGCATTGCTACAGCAA GGGGTCGGACTTCTCCACACGACATGTGGAACCCCGAATTATGTTGCACCTGAG GTGCTCAGCAACCAGGGTTATGATGGTGCAGCTGCTGATATATGGTCCTGCGGAGTCATTCTCTTTTTTATTATGGCTGGATATCTCCCATTTTACGAGATAGACATACCAACACTGTACAAAAAG TTCAACGTGCAGATTAGTGCTGGTCAATTTTCTTCTCCATTTTGGTTTTCTCCAGAAGCAAATTCATTAATAAAGAAGATCCTTGATCCCAATCCTAAAACT CGTATACAAATCGAGGGAATTAAAAAGCATCCCTGGTTTAAGAAGAATTACTTGCCTGTGAAACCTAGTGAAGAAGAAGTAAATTTGGATGATGTACGTGCAGTTTTTGATGACATTGAG GACCAGTATGTGTCTGAGCAGTCTGTAGCCAAAGAGGGAGGCCCCTTGATGATGAATGCATTTGAGatgatcacactatcacagggCTTGAATCTGTCATCATTGTTTGACAGGCAACAG GATTACGTAAAACGGCAAACTCGCTTTGTATCTCGCAAACCACCAAGAGATATAATCTCAAGTGTTGAAGCTGTTGCGGAATCAATGGGTCTCAAGGTTCATACAAGAAATTACAAG ACAAGACTTGAGCGAATATCTGCAAATAAGGTTGGGGAATTCGCAGTTGTCCTGGAG GTTTTTGAAGTTGCACCATCCCTGTTCATGGCAGATGTTAGAAAAGCATCTGGAGATACCCTTGAATATCACAAG CAGTTCTACAAGAACTTCTGCACTAAACTGGAAAATATCATCTGGAAGCCTACAGAGGATGTTGCAAATCCGAGTGTTCTTAGATCATTGACTTGCTGA